The following DNA comes from Fibrobacter sp..
CTCACCGCCTACAACAGTTCCATGGGCGGGTTCCAGATTACGCCCTGCGGACGCGTGCAGACCCCGACGCTCGCCATCATCGTGAAGCGCGAGGAAGAACGCCAGGAGTTCAAGCCGCAAAAGTTCTGGACCATCGAAGCGGACTTCGACAACGACGGGAACGCCTACCAGGGCAAGTGGTTCACCACCGGCAAGGAAGAAGGCAAGGACCGCGTCAAGCAGATTTTCGACGAGAAGAAGGCGAACGCGATTCTCGACAAGTGCAAGGGCAAGCCCGGCAAGATCGAGGAGACAACCGTCCCCACCCAGCAGAAGTGCGGCCAGCTATACGACCTCACCACGCTCCAGCGCGAAGCGAACAACCGTTTCGGCTTCAGCGCGAAGACGACGCTTTCCATCGCGCAGGCGCTCTACGAACGCCACAAGGCGACGACCTACCCGCGTACCGACAGCCGTTGCCTGCCCGAAGACTACGTGCCGACCGTAAAGGCGACCCTCGGAAAAATTGAGGGCCCGCTCCAGAAGTTCGCACTGGAAGCGCTCGACAACAGCTACGTGAAGCGCACCCCGAAGGTTTTCGACAACACGAAGATTTCGGACCACTTCGCCATCATCCCCACGGGCGTGACCCCGAAGGGACTCACCGAAGCCGAAGAGAAAATCTATACGATGGTGTGCCAGCGATTCATCGCGGTATTCTTCCCGCCGGCACAGTACCTGAACACGACGCGCGTCACGACCGTCGAAGGCGAGACGTTCATCACCGAAGGCAAGATTCTCGTGGACCCGGGATTCAAGGCGGTCTACGGCAAGGACAGCGACGAGGAATCGAGCATCCCGAAACTGAAAGGCGATTCCGCGAAGACGCTCGACATCCGTGCGAACGAGGACTTCACCAAGCCGCCCGCACACTACACCGAAAGCACGCTCCTTTCCATGATGGAAAGCGCGGGCAAGCTCGTCGAGGACGACGAGCTGCGTGACGCCATGAAGGAACGCGGGCTTGGTACGCCTGCGACACGCGCCGCCATCATCGAAAAACTGGTGAGCGACAAGTACGTTGTCCGTGACGGGAAGGAAATGATCCCGACGGCGAAGGCGTTCGACCTCATCCGCGTGCTCTCCGCCATGAACTGCGACGCCCTCACGAGCCCCGAACTCACCGGCGAGTGGGAATACAAGATGGACCTCATCTCCAAGGGCAAGGAATCCCGCGAGAACTTCATGCAGGGCATCGTCGAGATGACGAAGACCATGGTGAAAAACATCAAGGGCTTCAAGGAAGAGAACACCACCGGCGAGGCGAAATTCAGCCCCGTGAACGGCAAGAAGGTGTTCGAAACCGTGAGCCGCTACACCACCGAAGACGGCATCGTCATCCGCAAGATTATCGGCGGCAAGCACCTCAGCGACGAAGAGATCGTGGAGCTCTTGACCAAGAGGAAGATCGGCCCCCTGACCGGTTTCCGCAGCAAGCGCGGCGCAGAATTTTCGGCAGTGCTCACCATCAACAGCCAGAACAAGATTGAGTTCGTGTTCGACGAGAAGCCCGAAGAAATCGAGATCGGCGAGAAGGTGGGGCAGTCCCCCATCGACAACACCGACGTGTTCGAGACGCTCACCGGCTACGTGAGCCAGAGCTACATCGACAAGAAGCCTTCGGGCCTGAACCTCCCCAAGGTGCTCCTCGGCAAGGAGATTCCGCTCGAAGAAATCAAGAACCTGCTCGCCGGCAAGAAGACCGCGCTCATCAAGGGCTTCCGCAGCAACAAGACGCGCAGGCTCTTCGACGCCTACCTCATGCTCGAAAAGGGCAAGCTCAAGTTCGACTTCCCGCCGCGCGAATTCAAGCCGCGCCGGTTTGCCGCAAAGAAAAAAGAAGAGTAATTTGATGTGAGATGAGGGATGAGCAATTACACATCCCTCATTATTTATCTCCCGGTAATTCGGGCTTTCTTCGGGGTGGAGAGGTTCTTCACCTCTTTCAGTATCTTTTCGGGCCCGATTTTCGCATAGGCCATCTTCAAGATTTCGGCACAGGCAAGCGTGTCGGCCATCGCCCTGTGGTGGTTAAAATCAGGCAGCCCGAGGGATTCGGTCAGGTTGTGAAGGCTATAGCTGGTGTGCCCCGGGAACACCTTGCGCGAAAGCTTCACCGTGCACAGGCGCGGCGGGTCGAACGCGATGCAGCACCGCTTCATCTCGGTCCGCAAGACCTTGCTGTCGAACTGCACGTTGTGCGCAACAAAGATGCGCCCGTCCAGAAGCTCGGCCACATGTTCCGCAACCTTCGAAAACTGCGGGGCGCCGCTCACCATCTCGTCGGTAATGCCGGTGAGGTTCTGGACAAAAGGCGTAATGGGCACGCCCGGATCTACGAGGGTATGGTATTCCCCCACGGGTTCCAAGCCGTCGAAAAGCGCAATCCCAATTTCGGTAATGCGGTTCTGGTCGCCCGCGCCGCCGGACGTCTCCACGTCGACGACGGCAAATTTCAGTTCGTGCGGGGAGTCCATTACTTGACCGGGACTTCGATATCGAGCGTCGCGTGGTTCTTGAGGTCTTCGACGCGAGCCTTCATGACCTTGGCCTTGGGCCTTCCGTAAAGCGGCACGACCAGCAGGTTCGAGACTCCGGCATCTTCGCTAGCAGTCGCCTCGCTATCGCGGACCGTCTTCGTGAAGATGGCGGTCTTGCCCGTATCGAAAATGGAATAGGTCAGTTCGCGCGTAATGCCCGACTTGATCTGCTTCGTCGGGACCTGGAAATAGATGTAGCCGCCCTTCGGCACCTTGCGGAGGCTGTCCTTGATTTCTTCTTCGGTCGCGAAGTCGGCCTCGAGCGCCATGCGCACGTTCTTCTTCACCTTCTCGGCGGGCTCGTACAAGACGGAGACCTCGAAGCGGGCATCCTTCGGAACGGCCGATTCGCGCACGTCCCTGATTCGCGCATTGTTCTGGTAGTATTCCCAGCGGCCGTTATCGTGCAATATAACGGTCGAGCCATTGGATGTTGTCGCGATAATGTCTTCGGCGAAGGAGAACTGGGCAAAGGCAAGCAGGCAGACAAGCACCAGCACGTAGCGGGCTGAATTTCTATGTTCCATACGATAGTCCTATAAATTCTGCATCATCCGGGCGGGGGTACCCGATGTAGCCAGAATATAAAAATTTTTGGAGAAGCATGCCGCTTTCGCCCCGATTTCTTTTTATATTCCGCGCATGTCCGGAAAAACACGATTTGCGCCGAGCCCCACGGGCTACCTCCACGAAGGCCACCTGCTTTCGGCGCTCTACGTGTGGGCCGCCGCCGAAGCGTTCGGGCTCAAAATCCACCTGCGCATCGAAGACCACGACCAGAGCCGTGCACGTCCCGAGTACATCAAGAGCATCTACGAAGACCTGGAATGGTTCGGGTTCGATTACGACAGCGACAGCATACAAAGTAAACGCAATCCCGTCTACGAAGAAGCGCTCGCGAGGCTCGAGAATGCGGGTCTCGTGTACCCCTGCTTCTGCAGCCGCAAGCAGCTCGAAGCGGAGAACCCCAAGAGCG
Coding sequences within:
- a CDS encoding DNA topoisomerase: LTAYNSSMGGFQITPCGRVQTPTLAIIVKREEERQEFKPQKFWTIEADFDNDGNAYQGKWFTTGKEEGKDRVKQIFDEKKANAILDKCKGKPGKIEETTVPTQQKCGQLYDLTTLQREANNRFGFSAKTTLSIAQALYERHKATTYPRTDSRCLPEDYVPTVKATLGKIEGPLQKFALEALDNSYVKRTPKVFDNTKISDHFAIIPTGVTPKGLTEAEEKIYTMVCQRFIAVFFPPAQYLNTTRVTTVEGETFITEGKILVDPGFKAVYGKDSDEESSIPKLKGDSAKTLDIRANEDFTKPPAHYTESTLLSMMESAGKLVEDDELRDAMKERGLGTPATRAAIIEKLVSDKYVVRDGKEMIPTAKAFDLIRVLSAMNCDALTSPELTGEWEYKMDLISKGKESRENFMQGIVEMTKTMVKNIKGFKEENTTGEAKFSPVNGKKVFETVSRYTTEDGIVIRKIIGGKHLSDEEIVELLTKRKIGPLTGFRSKRGAEFSAVLTINSQNKIEFVFDEKPEEIEIGEKVGQSPIDNTDVFETLTGYVSQSYIDKKPSGLNLPKVLLGKEIPLEEIKNLLAGKKTALIKGFRSNKTRRLFDAYLMLEKGKLKFDFPPREFKPRRFAAKKKEE
- a CDS encoding PolC-type DNA polymerase III, whose translation is MDSPHELKFAVVDVETSGGAGDQNRITEIGIALFDGLEPVGEYHTLVDPGVPITPFVQNLTGITDEMVSGAPQFSKVAEHVAELLDGRIFVAHNVQFDSKVLRTEMKRCCIAFDPPRLCTVKLSRKVFPGHTSYSLHNLTESLGLPDFNHHRAMADTLACAEILKMAYAKIGPEKILKEVKNLSTPKKARITGR